In the genome of Cupriavidus taiwanensis, one region contains:
- a CDS encoding acyl-CoA dehydrogenase family protein, which translates to MALDQESFALLRASVQRFIDERLKPAEDTLEETDDVPAEIVADMKEMGLFGISIPENYGGIGLSMSQECDVVYDLGHTAFAFRSVFGTNVGIGSQGILMDGTEEQKQQYLPRIASGEMIISFALTEPNAGSDAASLQTRAELDGDHYVINGTKRFITNAPRAGAFTLMARTGGPGAGGISSFIVPADTPGISLGKPDKKMGQRGTKTCDVVLENVRVPAANIIGGVPGVGFKTAMKVLDRGRLHLSALACGMAHRLITDAVAYAKERKQFGRPIGDFQLIQAMLADSQAELYAGLSMVRDCAQRYDAKPAGKSDPEVSMLASCTKMFCTEMVGRVADRAVQIHGGAGYIAEYKAERFYRDVRLLRLYEGTTQIQQMIIAKHLLRD; encoded by the coding sequence ATGGCCCTAGACCAAGAATCCTTTGCCCTGCTGCGCGCCTCGGTGCAGCGCTTCATCGACGAACGCCTGAAGCCCGCCGAAGACACGCTGGAGGAAACCGACGACGTGCCCGCCGAGATCGTCGCCGACATGAAGGAGATGGGGCTGTTCGGCATCTCCATCCCCGAGAACTACGGCGGAATCGGCCTGTCGATGTCGCAGGAATGCGATGTGGTCTATGACCTCGGCCATACCGCGTTCGCCTTCCGCTCGGTATTCGGCACCAACGTCGGCATCGGTTCGCAGGGCATCCTGATGGATGGCACCGAGGAACAGAAGCAGCAGTACCTGCCGCGCATCGCCAGCGGCGAGATGATCATCTCGTTCGCGCTGACCGAGCCCAACGCCGGCTCCGACGCGGCCTCGCTGCAGACCAGGGCCGAGCTGGACGGCGACCACTATGTCATCAACGGCACCAAGCGCTTCATCACCAATGCGCCGCGCGCGGGCGCGTTCACGCTGATGGCGCGCACCGGCGGCCCGGGCGCCGGGGGCATCTCGTCGTTCATCGTGCCGGCCGACACCCCGGGCATCTCGCTGGGCAAGCCCGACAAGAAGATGGGCCAGCGCGGCACCAAGACCTGCGACGTGGTGCTCGAGAACGTGCGCGTGCCGGCCGCCAACATCATCGGCGGCGTACCGGGGGTGGGCTTCAAGACCGCCATGAAGGTGCTGGACCGCGGCCGCCTGCACTTGTCGGCGCTGGCCTGCGGCATGGCGCACCGGCTCATCACCGACGCCGTGGCGTATGCCAAGGAGCGCAAGCAGTTTGGCCGCCCGATCGGCGACTTCCAGCTGATCCAGGCGATGCTGGCCGACAGCCAGGCCGAGCTCTACGCGGGCCTGTCGATGGTGCGCGATTGCGCCCAGCGCTACGATGCCAAGCCCGCCGGCAAGAGCGATCCGGAAGTCAGCATGCTGGCTTCGTGCACCAAGATGTTCTGTACCGAGATGGTGGGCCGCGTTGCGGACCGCGCGGTGCAGATCCACGGCGGCGCGGGCTATATCGCCGAGTACAAGGCCGAACGCTTCTACCGCGATGTGCGCCTGCTGCGCCTGTATGAAGGCACCACGCAGATCCAGCAGATGATCATCGCCAAGCATCTGCTGCGCGACTGA
- a CDS encoding FAD-dependent oxidoreductase encodes MPDPHAPHLPVPPAPPPDSSRPWPQRIPVLIAGGGPVGLTLAALLARQGIATLVVEADHGYCAGSRAICMARRSLEILGWAGADRATVATGLPWVGGRSYYRDTQVLHFKMPSEPDERFAPMVNIQQYYLEAFAHDAALRGASPADVRFGARLRTLRQHPGGVVAEIETGDGAVEIDAQWLVACDGGRSTVREQLGLRMEGTQYEGRYVIVDIVQKTRREVERLAWFDPPSNPGSTLLMHRQPDDVWRIDYQIRDDEDPDEAIRPENVLPRVQSHLDMIGETEPWRPLWISMYNAKCLTLQDYRHGRVMFAGDAAHLVPIFGVRGLNSGLDDAGNLAWKLAWVLRGQAGDSLLDTYSAERLHATRQNLAYGAKSTEFMAPPDFAFRLMREATLRLAPSEPAVRSLINPRQSAPIAYVDSALNGPSDFGDDCPGAAPGVPAPELRVDGPDGIRHLTQCFGQRFTLLWFRHGAARPALPEPLAALAQEYPQALQAYQVVTGAPAGAAALADVDDQAHARYGANPGTLYLIRPDGYVLARWREPSWGAVRATLAPLLQTGAPHAS; translated from the coding sequence ATGCCAGATCCCCACGCGCCTCACCTGCCGGTGCCGCCCGCGCCACCGCCCGATTCGTCCCGTCCCTGGCCACAGCGCATCCCGGTGCTGATTGCCGGCGGCGGCCCGGTCGGCCTGACGCTGGCCGCACTGCTGGCGCGCCAGGGCATTGCCACGCTGGTGGTGGAAGCCGACCACGGCTACTGCGCCGGCAGCCGCGCGATCTGCATGGCGCGGCGCTCGCTGGAAATCCTGGGCTGGGCGGGCGCCGACCGGGCCACGGTAGCAACCGGCCTGCCGTGGGTCGGCGGGCGCAGCTACTACCGCGACACGCAAGTGCTGCACTTCAAGATGCCGAGCGAGCCGGACGAGCGCTTTGCGCCGATGGTCAACATCCAGCAGTACTACCTGGAGGCCTTCGCCCACGATGCCGCACTGCGCGGCGCGTCGCCGGCCGACGTGCGCTTCGGCGCGCGCCTGCGGACGCTGCGCCAGCACCCCGGCGGCGTGGTCGCCGAGATCGAGACCGGCGACGGCGCGGTGGAGATCGATGCGCAATGGCTGGTGGCGTGCGACGGCGGACGCAGCACGGTGCGCGAGCAACTGGGCCTGCGCATGGAAGGCACGCAGTACGAAGGCCGCTACGTGATCGTCGACATCGTGCAGAAAACCCGGCGCGAGGTAGAGCGGCTGGCCTGGTTCGACCCGCCCTCCAATCCCGGCTCGACCCTGCTGATGCACCGGCAACCCGACGACGTCTGGCGCATCGACTACCAGATCCGCGACGACGAAGATCCCGACGAGGCGATCAGGCCCGAGAACGTGCTGCCGCGCGTGCAGAGCCACCTCGACATGATCGGCGAGACCGAGCCGTGGCGGCCGCTGTGGATCTCGATGTACAACGCCAAGTGCCTGACCCTGCAGGATTACCGCCATGGCCGCGTCATGTTCGCCGGCGACGCCGCGCACCTGGTGCCGATCTTCGGCGTGCGCGGGCTCAATTCGGGGCTGGACGATGCCGGCAACCTGGCCTGGAAGCTGGCCTGGGTGCTGCGCGGCCAGGCCGGCGACAGCCTGCTCGACACCTACTCCGCCGAGCGCCTGCACGCCACGCGCCAGAACCTTGCCTACGGCGCCAAGAGCACCGAGTTCATGGCGCCGCCCGACTTCGCCTTCAGGCTGATGCGCGAGGCCACGCTGCGGCTGGCGCCATCCGAGCCGGCGGTGCGTTCGCTGATCAATCCGCGCCAGTCGGCACCGATTGCCTATGTCGATTCGGCGCTGAACGGTCCCAGCGACTTCGGCGACGACTGCCCGGGCGCGGCACCAGGCGTGCCCGCGCCGGAGTTGCGCGTGGACGGGCCGGACGGCATCCGGCATCTGACGCAATGCTTCGGGCAGCGCTTCACGCTGCTCTGGTTCCGGCATGGCGCCGCTCGGCCGGCGCTGCCCGAACCGCTGGCCGCGCTCGCGCAGGAATATCCACAAGCCCTGCAAGCGTACCAGGTGGTCACCGGCGCCCCGGCCGGCGCCGCCGCGCTGGCCGACGTCGACGACCAGGCCCACGCCCGCTATGGTGCCAACCCTGGCACGCTGTATCTCATCCGTCCCGATGGCTATGTGCTGGCACGCTGGCGCGAACCGTCATGGGGCGCCGTGCGCGCTACCCTCGCCCCCCTGCTGCAGACCGGAGCCCCCCATGCGAGCTGA
- a CDS encoding PHA-granule associated protein 4, which yields MSIVRAGSKAEALRLLASEGVLALELDYETGWQDAVELGRLGEKRGIKVQYRGQESIAVRSREALIEGLAKPKGTFRQRNLYCQFDLGTLADHELLDLEAKATRLGDYILAGHLLREVDGVWPQ from the coding sequence ATGTCAATCGTGCGAGCTGGCAGCAAGGCAGAAGCGCTCAGGCTTCTGGCCTCCGAAGGCGTGCTGGCGCTTGAGCTGGACTACGAGACCGGATGGCAGGACGCCGTCGAACTCGGCAGGCTCGGAGAAAAGCGCGGTATCAAGGTGCAATATCGCGGACAAGAAAGCATCGCCGTCCGTTCCCGCGAAGCCCTGATCGAAGGGCTGGCCAAACCCAAGGGCACATTCCGTCAACGCAATCTCTATTGCCAGTTCGATCTCGGCACGCTGGCGGACCATGAACTGCTCGACCTCGAGGCCAAGGCCACGCGGCTCGGGGACTACATTCTCGCCGGCCACCTGCTGCGCGAGGTCGATGGCGTGTGGCCGCAGTAA
- a CDS encoding M16 family metallopeptidase: MRRTALQLSLLATLACPPALAQPSAAPVQAVQAVQVASVEGITEHRLPNGLRIVLAPDAAKPTTTVNITYLVGSRHENYGETGMAHLLEHLLFKGTPSLPGKTIPGEFARRGMSVNGTTAQDRTNYFETFTASDDNLDWALRMEADRMVNSVIARADLDREMTVVRNEMEMGENSPGRMLMQQTMAAAYRWHNYGKAPIGARSDVENVSLDNLRAFYRRYYQPDNAVLVVAGKFDPAATLARIERYFGPIPRPQRVLPPEPTVEPAQEGARELVVMRPGDTRLVAAQYHVSPGAHPDTTALSLLTIILGDTPGGRLYKALVERNQATSIGSAFYAMKDPGALLFMAQASKDQPLAAARAGLITQIEGFAEAPVTEAELERARVRMRNAYEQYMNDPGALGIALSEAIAKGDWRLFFLARDRIETTTLADVQRVALNYFQASNRTLGVFLPAEQPQRAQVPAVPDIAAMVKGYQGRPALPAVAAFDPSPANIEAHTTRQTLANGMQLALLPKPARGEVVHGVLVLRMGDAHSLQGLTTVGALTAAMLRRGSAGMDRQQIADRIEALRARVSIAGGPEQVTVSFETRRAHLPELLALLRDLLRAPTFPEAEFETLRQTSIAELESVQREPGVLAANALGRHGDPYPAGDPRHARTIAENIDDLRAATLVQVRDFHARFYGTGHAQLSLVGDFDGAAAAAQAATLFGDWTAPQPYARVDRPFVPIPPAEFTLPTPGKANAVYLATAPIDLTNDAPDYALMMIANRVLGGASLRSRLADRLRQREGMSYGASSWVQVGALDRAGRFGVRAQYAPQSLARVQRAVSEELERLVRDGITEQELAEAVSGLLQQGMVSRSNDAALAGALASQLYLGRTMAFTAQLEQRLRDATTEAVNAAIHRYMQPGTLSRAYAGDFAGAAAQGAATGQAAGTPASTSTGPTAGGNEAGDTPPARL; this comes from the coding sequence ATGCGCCGCACCGCCCTGCAACTGTCACTGCTTGCCACGCTGGCCTGCCCGCCGGCGCTGGCGCAGCCTTCGGCAGCGCCGGTACAGGCAGTGCAGGCGGTGCAGGTGGCATCGGTCGAAGGCATTACCGAACACCGCCTGCCCAACGGCCTGCGCATCGTGCTGGCACCCGATGCCGCCAAGCCCACCACCACCGTCAACATCACCTACCTGGTCGGCAGCCGCCACGAAAACTACGGCGAGACCGGCATGGCGCACCTGCTCGAGCACCTGCTGTTCAAGGGCACGCCGTCGCTGCCGGGCAAGACCATCCCGGGCGAGTTCGCGCGGCGCGGCATGAGCGTCAACGGCACCACCGCGCAGGACCGTACCAACTACTTCGAGACCTTCACCGCCAGCGACGACAACCTCGACTGGGCGCTGCGCATGGAGGCCGACCGCATGGTCAACAGCGTGATCGCGCGCGCCGACCTCGACCGCGAGATGACGGTGGTGCGCAACGAGATGGAGATGGGCGAGAACAGCCCCGGGCGCATGCTGATGCAGCAGACCATGGCCGCCGCCTATCGCTGGCACAACTACGGCAAGGCCCCGATCGGCGCGCGCAGCGACGTGGAGAACGTCAGCCTCGACAACCTGCGCGCGTTCTACCGCCGCTATTACCAGCCCGACAACGCGGTGCTGGTGGTGGCGGGCAAGTTCGATCCCGCCGCCACGCTGGCGCGCATCGAGCGCTATTTCGGGCCGATTCCGCGCCCGCAGCGCGTGCTGCCGCCGGAGCCCACCGTCGAGCCCGCGCAGGAAGGCGCGCGCGAACTGGTAGTGATGCGCCCCGGCGACACCCGCCTGGTGGCCGCGCAATACCATGTCAGCCCCGGCGCGCACCCCGACACCACCGCGCTGTCGCTGCTGACCATCATCCTGGGCGACACCCCCGGCGGCCGGCTGTACAAGGCGCTGGTGGAGCGCAACCAGGCTACGTCGATCGGCAGCGCGTTCTATGCGATGAAGGACCCCGGCGCGCTGCTGTTCATGGCGCAGGCATCGAAAGACCAGCCGCTCGCGGCCGCGCGTGCCGGCCTGATCACGCAGATCGAGGGCTTTGCCGAGGCGCCCGTGACCGAGGCCGAACTGGAGCGCGCGCGCGTGCGCATGCGCAACGCCTACGAGCAGTACATGAACGACCCCGGCGCGCTGGGGATTGCCCTTTCCGAGGCCATCGCCAAGGGCGACTGGCGCCTGTTCTTCCTGGCGCGCGACCGCATCGAGACCACCACGCTGGCCGACGTGCAGCGCGTGGCGCTGAACTACTTCCAGGCCTCGAACCGCACCCTTGGCGTGTTCCTGCCGGCCGAGCAACCGCAGCGCGCGCAAGTGCCGGCGGTGCCCGACATCGCGGCCATGGTCAAGGGCTACCAGGGCCGGCCGGCGTTGCCCGCGGTGGCGGCATTCGATCCCAGTCCCGCCAACATCGAAGCCCATACCACGCGCCAGACGCTCGCCAACGGCATGCAGCTGGCGCTGCTGCCCAAGCCCGCGCGCGGCGAAGTGGTGCACGGCGTGCTGGTGCTGCGCATGGGCGACGCGCACAGCCTGCAGGGGCTGACCACGGTGGGCGCGCTGACCGCCGCGATGCTCCGCCGCGGCAGCGCCGGCATGGACCGCCAGCAGATCGCCGACCGCATCGAGGCCCTGCGCGCGCGCGTTAGCATCGCGGGCGGCCCGGAGCAGGTGACGGTCAGTTTCGAGACGCGCCGCGCGCACCTGCCCGAGCTGCTGGCGCTGCTGCGCGACCTGTTGCGCGCGCCGACCTTCCCCGAAGCCGAGTTCGAGACCCTGCGCCAGACCAGCATCGCGGAGCTCGAAAGCGTGCAGCGCGAACCCGGCGTGCTGGCCGCCAATGCGCTGGGCCGGCACGGCGACCCCTACCCCGCGGGCGACCCGCGCCACGCGCGCACCATCGCCGAGAATATCGACGACCTGCGCGCGGCCACGCTGGTGCAGGTGCGCGACTTCCATGCGCGCTTCTACGGCACGGGGCATGCGCAGCTGAGCCTGGTCGGCGATTTCGATGGCGCGGCTGCCGCGGCGCAGGCGGCCACCTTGTTTGGCGACTGGACCGCGCCGCAGCCGTATGCGCGCGTCGACCGTCCGTTCGTGCCGATCCCGCCCGCCGAGTTCACGCTGCCCACGCCCGGCAAGGCCAACGCCGTGTACCTGGCCACCGCCCCGATCGACCTGACCAATGATGCGCCCGACTATGCGCTGATGATGATTGCCAACCGCGTGCTAGGTGGCGCCAGCCTGCGCAGCCGGCTGGCGGACCGGCTGCGCCAGCGCGAAGGCATGAGCTATGGCGCCAGCAGCTGGGTGCAGGTGGGCGCGCTCGACCGCGCCGGCCGCTTCGGCGTGCGCGCGCAATATGCGCCGCAGAGCCTGGCGCGGGTGCAGCGCGCCGTCAGCGAGGAACTGGAGCGGCTGGTGCGCGACGGCATTACCGAACAGGAACTGGCCGAGGCCGTCAGCGGCCTGCTGCAGCAGGGCATGGTCAGCCGCAGCAACGACGCCGCGCTGGCCGGCGCGCTGGCCAGCCAGCTCTACCTGGGCCGCACCATGGCCTTTACCGCGCAACTCGAGCAACGGCTGCGCGACGCCACCACGGAAGCGGTCAACGCCGCCATCCACCGCTATATGCAACCTGGCACGCTGTCGCGCGCCTATGCCGGCGACTTCGCCGGCGCAGCGGCGCAGGGCGCGGCAACCGGCCAGGCGGCGGGCACGCCCGCCAGCACGTCGACCGGTCCGACCGCCGGCGGCAATGAAGCCGGCGACACGCCGCCCGCGCGCCTCTGA
- a CDS encoding OPT/YSL family transporter has protein sequence MPVLPSDAAPRVAWLPSPGSWQYHLMLGAAGMLVLGPLGGVAAAYMNFSLGFFVGGQVLAGILGSVVTAGYGASGRHGANYIQTAAASVAGMGGMAVVLQAMAWLGMAQPPLWQLLLYLLCIGMFGVGVGMLYTPLLVDRMQLTFPSGLAVANILRALTDPVLLRRSVARLGGGMALGLASGLGAGRVPWLAVLDLSAATFGAGMIVGARVGVAALVGGLAGWAMTPWFVDAGWLARGEPYRKATFLVALGMIMGAAVVDLAQLSVQACRRWRARRQPQPPAPRRGPGMGWVAAWALLWGAATVAAGVLWFGQPLAFQLIAVLLALVFALVNGISVGMVDQNPISSAFVLSVILMAAAGLRAPEVGLIAATVLLVATAEASDMQQDRSTGWRLGSDRMVQFGYQVAGIVVGALVAVAMARLFLQAYPVLALDQTSLPADQQPARWTSAMTYKIVGVLHGLSQDRTGQYLAVGAGLLIGLATALLRRAILGHPAWQRFARSGRGGQAADFVLDAVILPSPYASSFGGFVNLTAAAWMAAGGVLASVGAVVGARGTRGQGLPRDMNTASLLGGGLIAGDALAALGIGMAGLLSVS, from the coding sequence ATGCCCGTCCTGCCCTCCGATGCCGCGCCGCGCGTGGCCTGGCTGCCATCGCCCGGCAGCTGGCAATACCACCTGATGCTGGGTGCGGCCGGCATGCTGGTGCTGGGGCCGCTGGGTGGCGTCGCCGCGGCGTACATGAATTTCTCGCTGGGGTTCTTTGTTGGCGGACAGGTGCTGGCGGGCATCCTGGGCTCGGTGGTGACGGCCGGCTATGGCGCATCCGGCCGCCATGGCGCCAACTACATCCAGACCGCGGCGGCGTCGGTGGCGGGCATGGGCGGCATGGCGGTGGTACTGCAGGCGATGGCGTGGCTGGGCATGGCGCAGCCGCCGCTGTGGCAACTGCTGCTGTACCTGCTGTGCATCGGCATGTTCGGGGTGGGCGTGGGCATGCTGTACACGCCGTTGCTGGTCGACCGCATGCAGCTGACCTTTCCGTCGGGGCTGGCGGTGGCCAACATCCTGCGCGCGCTGACCGACCCGGTGCTGTTGCGGCGCTCGGTGGCGCGCCTCGGCGGCGGCATGGCGCTGGGCCTGGCCAGCGGGCTTGGGGCCGGGCGCGTGCCGTGGCTGGCCGTGCTGGACCTGTCCGCAGCCACCTTCGGCGCCGGCATGATCGTCGGCGCGCGCGTGGGCGTTGCCGCGCTGGTGGGCGGGCTGGCCGGATGGGCCATGACGCCATGGTTCGTCGACGCCGGCTGGCTCGCGCGGGGCGAGCCCTACCGCAAGGCCACGTTCCTGGTGGCGCTCGGCATGATCATGGGCGCGGCCGTGGTCGACCTGGCGCAGTTGTCGGTGCAGGCATGCCGGCGCTGGCGGGCACGGCGCCAGCCGCAACCGCCCGCGCCGCGGCGCGGGCCGGGCATGGGCTGGGTGGCGGCGTGGGCGCTGCTGTGGGGTGCGGCCACGGTGGCGGCGGGCGTGCTGTGGTTCGGGCAGCCGCTGGCCTTCCAGCTGATTGCCGTGCTGCTGGCGCTGGTGTTCGCGCTGGTCAACGGCATCTCGGTCGGGATGGTCGACCAGAATCCGATTTCATCGGCATTCGTGCTGTCGGTGATCCTGATGGCGGCCGCCGGCCTGCGCGCGCCCGAAGTCGGCCTGATCGCCGCCACGGTGCTGCTGGTGGCCACCGCCGAAGCCAGCGACATGCAGCAGGACCGCTCCACCGGCTGGCGCCTGGGCAGCGACCGCATGGTGCAGTTCGGCTACCAGGTGGCGGGCATCGTGGTCGGCGCACTGGTCGCGGTGGCGATGGCACGCCTGTTCCTGCAGGCCTATCCGGTGCTGGCGCTGGACCAGACCAGCCTGCCGGCCGACCAGCAGCCGGCGCGCTGGACCTCGGCCATGACCTACAAGATCGTGGGCGTGCTCCATGGCTTGTCGCAGGACCGGACCGGCCAGTATCTGGCGGTCGGAGCGGGACTGCTGATCGGGCTGGCCACGGCGCTGTTGCGCCGCGCCATCCTCGGCCACCCTGCGTGGCAGCGCTTTGCGCGTTCCGGACGAGGCGGGCAGGCGGCGGATTTCGTGCTCGATGCCGTGATCCTGCCCTCGCCTTATGCGTCGTCGTTCGGCGGTTTCGTCAACCTGACGGCGGCGGCATGGATGGCGGCAGGCGGTGTGCTGGCCAGCGTGGGCGCCGTAGTCGGCGCGCGCGGGACGCGCGGGCAGGGCTTGCCGCGCGACATGAACACCGCGTCGCTGCTTGGCGGGGGCTTGATTGCCGGCGATGCACTGGCGGCGCTGGGCATCGGCATGGCCGGCCTGCTCTCCGTCAGCTGA